Proteins encoded in a region of the Perca fluviatilis chromosome 6, GENO_Pfluv_1.0, whole genome shotgun sequence genome:
- the fxn gene encoding frataxin, mitochondrial codes for MLFFTKSPCVYWQICQLANTRLNTVNPHTLRNLFTQLRSLSRPSTAHALQPICRPNNKWFESRLDGDRWRKNIHVTSLRLEKPPAVQTSELSEAAYEKLADETLDALTDYFEDLMDEAFTGAEYDVLFSSGVLTVKLGREHGTYVINKQTPNKQIWLSSPTSGPKRYDWTGERWVYSHDGLSLHQLLSKEFSIIFSKTMDLSDLPYS; via the exons ATGCTGTTCTTCACTAAGTCTCCATGTGTTTATTGGCAGATATGTCAGCTTGCGAACACACGGCTCAACACGGtgaacccacacacactcaggaaCCTGTTTACCCAG CTCAGGAGCTTGTCTCGCCCGTCCACTGCGCATGCGCTGCAGCCCATCTGTCGGCCAAACAACAAA TGGTTTGAGAGCAGACTTGATGGTGACAGGTGGAGGAAAAACATCCATGTGACGTCACTAAGGCTGGAGAAACCCCCCGCTGTTCAGACCAG TGAGCTGTCTGAAGCAGCGTATGAGAAGCTGGCAGACGAGACGCTGGACGCTCTGACTGACTATTTTGAAGACCTGATGGATGAAGCTTTCACTGGAGCAGAGTACGATGTCTTGTTCTCT AGCGGCGTGTTGACAGTGAAGCTGGGCAGGGAGCACGGCACCTACGTCATCAACaaacagacgccaaacaaacagATCTGGCTGTCTTCTCCCACCAG TGGACCGAAGCGTTACGACTGGACAGGTGAACGCTGGGTGTACTCTCATGATGGTCTGAGCCTCCACCAGCTGCTCTCTAAAGAGTTCTCCATCATCTTCAGTAAAACCATGGACCTATCTGACCTGCCATACTCCTGA
- the hmgcra gene encoding 3-hydroxy-3-methylglutaryl-CoA reductase a produces MLTRLFRMHGLLVASHPWEVIVGTVTLTICMLSMNMFTGNDQICGWNFDCPKTEEQILSSDIIILTITRCIAIVYIYFQFQNLRQLGSKYILGIAGLFTIFSSFVFSTVVIHFLDKELTGLNEALPFFLLLIDLSKACTLAKFALSSSSQDEVRDNIARGMAVLGPTFTLDALVECLVIGVGTMSGVRQLEIMCCFGCMSVLANYFVFMTFFPACVSLVLELSRESQEGHPIWQLSHFSRVMEEEEDNKPNPVTQRVKMIMSLGLVMVHAHSRWIAEPLSINSTVGIPQVGMELDHLSPRRIEPEKTLWQFYLSRMITMDIEQVICLALALLLAIKYIFFEQVEMESTLSLKNPITMSAPALPPRRPADTCCRKEPGCPRLPALPLSVAAPAPANKAQRDEVIRPLSAPAAEPQPKSFFVVGEEEERLKSENEQPSPTAEPRDLDQCVAILNNPELGARFLSDAEVMLLVSSKHIPAYKLEAVMERPERGVAIRRQVISAKLPSPSALSSLPYTDYDYSKVMGTCCENVIGYVPVPVGVAGPLHLDGKQFQVPMATTEGCLVASTNRGCRAIALGGGASCRILADSMTRGPVVRLPSACQAAEVKAWLESTDGFQDVKEAFDSTSRFARLQKLLVGLAGRNLYIRFHSKTGDAMGMNMISKGTEQALSKLQQHFPELQVLAVSGNYCTDKKPAAINWIEGRGKSAVCEATIPAKVVREVLKTTTGALVEVNISKNLVGSAMAGSIGGFNAHAANLVAAIYIACGQDPAQSVGSSNCITLMEASGPTGEDLYISCTMPSIELGTVGGGTSLPPQQACLQMLGVQGASQDCPGENARQLARVVCATVLAGELSLMAALSAGHLVKSHMTHNRSKVNLQETPGTCTKKAS; encoded by the exons ATGCTGACCCGTCTGTTCCGTATGCACGGCCTCCTGGTGGCCTCCCACCCCTGGGAGGTGATCGTTGGCACAGTCACCCTCACCATCTGTATGTTGTCCATGAACATGTTCACCGGCAACGACCAGATCTGTGGCTGGAACTTTGACTGCCCCAAAACAGAGGAG CAAATTCTGAGCAGTGATATCATCATCCTGACCATCACACGCTGCATCGCCATCGTCTATATTTACTTCCAGTTCCAGAACTTGAGACAACTGGGGTCCAAATATATTTTAG GCATTGCTGGCCTTTTCACCATATTCTCCAGCTTCGTATTCAGCACAGTGGTCATTCACTTCCTTGATAAAGAGCTCACGGGCCTCAA TGAGGCTCTGCCTTTCTTCCTGCTTCTCATCGACCTCTCCAAAGCGTGCACTCTCGCCAAGTTCGCCTTAAGCTCCAGTTCTCAG GATGAAGTGAGGGACAACATTGCTCGTGGCATGGCAGTACTGGGACCTACCTTCACGCTGGACGCCCTGGTGGAGTGCCTAGTGATCGGAGTGGGAACCATGTCAG GTGTGCGGCAGTTGGAAATCATGTGCTGCTTTGGCTGCATGTCTGTCTTGGCCAACTACTTTGtgttcatgacttttttccctGCGTGTGTCTCCCTGGTGCTGGAG CTGTCCCGTGAGAGTCAGGAGGGCCATCCTATCTGGCAGCTGAGCCACTTCTCCAGagtgatggaggaggaggaggacaacaAACCCAACCCTGTAACCCAGAGAGTAAAAATGATCATG TCTCTGGGCCTGGTGATGGTCCACGCCCACAGCCGCTGGATCGCCGAGCCCTTGTCCATCAACAGCACAGTGGGCATCCCACAGGTCGGCATGGAGCTGGACCACCTGTCACCCAGGAGGATTGAGCCAGAAAAAACGCTTTGGCAGTTCTACCTCAGCAG GATGATCACCATGGACATCGAGCAGGTGATCTGTCTGGCCTTGGCGCTGCTGCTGGCTATCAAGTACATCTTCTTTGAGCAGGTTGAGATGGAGTCTACGCTGTCACTGAAGAACCCCATCACTATGTCTGCCCCAGCCCTGCCCCCCCGACGGCCCGCTGACACCTGCTGCAGGAAGGAGCCGGGCTGCCCCCGACTCCCGGCCCTCCCCTTGAGCGTGGCCGCCCCGGCTCCTGCCAACAAGGCGCAGAGAG ATGAGGTGATACGGCCCCTGTCTGCCCCGGCGGCTGAGCCCCAGCCAAAGAGCTTCTTTGtagtgggggaggaggaggagcggcTCAAGTCGGAGAACGAGCAGCCAAGCCCCACCGCAGAGCCCAGAGACCTGGACCAATGTGTGGCCATCCTCAACAACCCCGAG CTGGGGGCTCGTTTCCTGAGTGATGCTGAGGTGATGCTGCTGGTCAGCTCCAAACACATCCCTGCGTACAAACTGGAGGCCGTGATGGAGAGACCTGAGAGAGGAGTGGCCATACGCAGACAGGTGATATCTGCCAAACTTCCCTCTCCCTCGGCGCTTTCCTCCCTGCCGTACACCGACTACGACTACTCCAAG GTTATGGGCACCTGCTGTGAGAATGTGATTGGCTACGTGCCCGTACCAGTAGGCGTGGCCGGACCGCTGCATCTGGATGGGAAGCAGTTCCAGGTTCCTATGGCAACCACGGAGGGCTGCTTGGTTGCCAGCACCAACCGCGGCTGTCGAGCAATCGCT CTGGGAGGCGGGGCTAGCTGTCGTATCCTGGCTGACAGCATGACTCGAGGACCCGTGGTGAGGCTGCCCTCTGCCTGCCAGGCTGCGGAGGTCAAGGCCTGGCTGGAGAGCACGGACGGCTTCCAGGACGTCAAAGAGGCCTTTGACAGCACCAGCAG GTTTGCTCGGCTCCAGAAGCTGCTGGTTGGTCTGGCTGGGAGAAACCTCTACATCCGCTTCCATTCCAAGACTGGAGATGCCATGGGGATGAATATGATCTCTAAG GGCACGGAGCAAGCTCTGAGCAAACTGCAGCAGCACTTCCCAGAGCTGCAGGTGCTGGCTGTCAGCGGGAACTACTGCACCGACAAGAAACCGGCCGCCATCAACTGGATTGAAGGCAGGGGCAAGTCTGCCGTCTGTGAGGCCACCATCCCCGCTAAAGTGGTCCGAGAG GTTTTGAAAACGACGACAGGAGCCCTGGTGGAGGTGAACATCAGTAAGAACCTGGTGGGCTCGGCCATGGCGGGGAGCATCGGGGGATTCAACGCTCACGCTGCCAACCTGGTGGCGGCCATCTACATAGCCTGTGGACAG gACCCCGCCCAGTCAGTGGGCAGCAGTAACTGCATCACCCTGATGGAGGCATCCGGACCCACAGGGGAGGACCTGTACATCAGCTGCACCATGCCCTCCATAGAGCTGGGCACTGTGGGAGGGGGCACCAGCCTGCCCCCCCAGCAAGCTTGCctccag atgctGGGCGTGCAGGGAGCCAGTCAGGACTGTCCAGGGGAGAACGCCCGGCAGCTGGCCCGGGTGGTGTGTGCCACCGTGCTGGCTGGGGAGCTCTCACTGATGGCTGCTCTGTCTGCAGGACACCTGGTCAAGAgtcacatgacacacaacaG ATCCAAGGTGAACCTCCAGGAGACTCCAGGAACGTGCACCAAGAAAGCCTCCTGA